A region of Mesorhizobium sp. AR02 DNA encodes the following proteins:
- a CDS encoding heme o synthase, which translates to MSTGESRLKDTAIRLSEATAGDFFALLKPRVMALAVFTAFVGLMVAPGATNPVIAVIAIGAIAIGAGAAGALNMWYDADIDALMSRTSKRPIPSGRVTPGEALGFGLVLSALSVMTLGVLVGWLAASLLAFTIFFYIVIYTMWLKRSTPQNIVIGGAAGALPPVIGWAAATGAVGVESVILFLIIFLWTPPHFWALALFKVGDYAAAGIPMMPNVAGPASTRRQILAYALLLVPVGVLPWLFGFASGYYGIASAALGAGFIWHSWKVLAASETELKPAKALFAYSIFYLFAIFAALLADTIAMRALISAGA; encoded by the coding sequence ATGTCGACTGGGGAAAGCCGCCTCAAGGATACCGCTATCCGCCTCTCGGAAGCGACGGCGGGCGATTTCTTCGCGCTTTTGAAGCCGCGGGTTATGGCGCTTGCCGTATTCACCGCCTTCGTCGGCCTGATGGTGGCGCCTGGCGCGACGAATCCGGTCATCGCCGTGATTGCAATCGGTGCGATTGCGATCGGAGCAGGAGCGGCGGGAGCCCTCAACATGTGGTATGACGCGGACATCGACGCGCTGATGTCGCGCACATCAAAGCGGCCGATTCCGTCGGGCCGCGTCACGCCGGGCGAAGCTCTCGGCTTCGGCCTTGTGCTTTCCGCCCTCTCGGTCATGACACTCGGCGTACTGGTGGGCTGGCTTGCCGCATCGCTGCTGGCCTTCACCATCTTCTTCTACATCGTCATCTACACGATGTGGCTGAAGCGCTCGACGCCGCAGAACATCGTCATCGGCGGCGCGGCTGGTGCCCTTCCTCCTGTCATTGGCTGGGCGGCCGCAACTGGCGCCGTCGGCGTTGAAAGCGTCATCCTGTTTCTGATCATCTTTCTGTGGACGCCGCCGCATTTCTGGGCGCTGGCGCTGTTCAAGGTTGGCGACTACGCCGCTGCCGGCATTCCGATGATGCCGAATGTGGCCGGCCCTGCTTCGACGCGAAGGCAAATTCTTGCCTATGCTTTGCTTCTGGTGCCGGTCGGCGTGCTGCCTTGGCTCTTCGGATTCGCCAGCGGCTACTACGGAATTGCCTCGGCCGCATTGGGTGCCGGTTTCATCTGGCATTCCTGGAAGGTTCTGGCCGCTTCCGAAACGGAGTTGAAACCCGCCAAGGCGCTGTTTGCCTATTCGATCTTCTATCTTTTTGCGATCTTTGCCGCGCTGCTTGCCGACACCATTGCCATGCGCGCGTTGATCTCAGCCGGGGCTTGA
- a CDS encoding aminoacyl-tRNA deacylase codes for MTIATRLKDFIDGKGISYDTVVHHRTSTSRQSAIAAHIPGSIVAKSVVVHHELGYALAVVPSTHRIELGTLQDVMDKRLGLASEDEVISLFADCDTGAIPPIGAPYDVPVIVDESLGDAADIYFEGGDHRTLVHVSGEDFRNLTMGAYRARFSHRAA; via the coding sequence ATGACGATCGCAACCAGACTGAAGGACTTTATCGACGGGAAGGGAATTTCATACGACACCGTCGTCCACCATCGCACATCCACCAGCAGACAGTCCGCCATTGCAGCGCATATACCCGGCAGCATAGTGGCCAAATCGGTAGTTGTTCACCACGAACTCGGCTATGCGCTGGCCGTGGTTCCCAGCACGCACAGGATCGAGCTCGGCACACTGCAAGACGTCATGGACAAGCGTCTCGGGCTCGCCTCCGAAGACGAGGTGATTTCGCTCTTCGCTGATTGCGACACCGGCGCCATTCCGCCGATCGGCGCACCCTACGATGTGCCGGTGATTGTCGATGAAAGCCTTGGTGACGCCGCCGACATTTACTTCGAAGGCGGCGACCACAGAACGCTGGTGCATGTCAGCGGCGAGGATTTCCGCAACTTGACCATGGGCGCATATCGCGCCCGCTTCAGTCACCGGGCCGCCTGA
- a CDS encoding cytochrome C oxidase subunit IV family protein, with amino-acid sequence MAEATANGLGQHALHAGHAHEAPAAVTRADVHQEHPIKLYLVVWAWLFILSTCSYLVDYFGLHGYLRWSLILIFMILKAGLIVAVFMHMAWERLALAYAIILPPILVLVFVTMMVFEADYTLFTRLAFFGTGP; translated from the coding sequence ATGGCTGAAGCAACCGCAAACGGCCTCGGACAACACGCACTTCATGCTGGTCATGCCCATGAAGCGCCGGCGGCCGTCACCCGTGCCGATGTGCATCAGGAACATCCGATCAAGCTCTATCTGGTAGTCTGGGCGTGGCTGTTCATCCTCAGCACCTGCTCCTACCTGGTCGATTATTTCGGCCTCCACGGCTATCTCAGATGGTCGCTGATCCTGATCTTCATGATCCTCAAGGCAGGGCTGATCGTCGCCGTCTTCATGCACATGGCCTGGGAACGGCTGGCGCTGGCCTATGCGATCATCCTGCCGCCGATACTCGTGCTGGTGTTCGTGACAATGATGGTCTTCGAAGCCGACTACACGCTTTTCACCCGGCTGGCATTTTTCGGAACCGGACCCTGA
- a CDS encoding DUF2189 domain-containing protein, with translation MASFHVIAGASETLEHTKIRKIGVSDLFDALKRGVDDFMVKPSHIVFLCLIYPLVGVVLAAWTSGANALPLLFPLVSGFALVGPFAAIGLYEISRRREAGLDTSWRHAFEVRNSPALPAIAAVGIMLFAIFITWLLTAQMFYEYLFGPAPPESISSFIKAIFATGRGWTLIILGHAIGFVFAVVVLCTTVVAFPLLLDRDVGAYEAIYTSVRVVLANPIVMAVWGLIVTVGLIIGSLPVFVGLAVVLPILGHATWHVYRKVVESPARPTS, from the coding sequence ATGGCAAGTTTTCATGTGATAGCAGGCGCCAGCGAGACGCTGGAACATACCAAAATTCGAAAGATCGGGGTTTCCGACCTTTTTGACGCGCTCAAGCGGGGCGTCGATGATTTCATGGTCAAACCGTCGCATATCGTCTTTCTCTGCCTGATCTATCCACTCGTGGGCGTCGTGCTCGCCGCTTGGACTTCAGGCGCCAATGCTTTGCCGTTGTTGTTTCCGCTGGTTTCTGGTTTTGCGCTGGTTGGCCCATTCGCGGCGATAGGCCTCTATGAAATCAGCCGTAGACGGGAAGCCGGACTCGACACCTCCTGGAGGCACGCTTTCGAGGTCAGGAATTCTCCGGCGCTGCCGGCCATCGCCGCGGTAGGGATCATGCTATTTGCAATCTTCATCACGTGGCTTTTGACGGCGCAGATGTTCTACGAATATCTTTTCGGCCCGGCTCCGCCGGAATCGATATCCAGCTTCATCAAAGCAATATTTGCCACCGGACGCGGCTGGACGCTGATTATCCTGGGGCACGCCATCGGCTTCGTCTTCGCCGTGGTGGTGTTGTGCACGACGGTCGTCGCCTTCCCATTGTTGCTTGATCGCGATGTCGGCGCCTATGAAGCGATCTACACCTCGGTGCGCGTGGTCCTGGCGAACCCGATCGTGATGGCAGTCTGGGGGCTGATCGTCACCGTCGGCCTGATCATCGGCTCGCTGCCAGTGTTCGTCGGGCTCGCCGTCGTGTTGCCGATCCTCGGTCACGCCACCTGGCATGTCTACCGCAAGGTGGTGGAGTCGCCCGCCAGACCGACGAGTTGA